In a single window of the Salmo trutta chromosome 23, fSalTru1.1, whole genome shotgun sequence genome:
- the zgc:55461 gene encoding tubulin beta-4B chain has translation MREIVHLQAGQCGNQIGAKFWEVISDEHGIDPTGTYHGDSDLQLERINVYYNEATGGKYVPRAVLVDLEPGTMDSVRSGPFGQIFRPDNFVFGQSGAGNNWAKGHYTEGAELVDSVLDVVRKEAESCDCLQGFQLTHSLGGGTGSGMGTLLISKIREEYPDRIMNTFSVVPSPKVSDTVVEPYNATLSVHQLVENTDETYCIDNEALYDICFRTLKLTTPTYGDLNHLVSATMSGVTTCLRFPGQLNADLRKLAVNMVPFPRLHFFMPGFAPLTSRGSQQYRALTVPELTQQMFDAKNMMAACDPRHGRYLTVAAVFRGRMSMKEVDEQMLNVQNKNSSYFVEWIPNNVKTAVCDIPPRGLKMAATFIGNSTAIQELFKRISEQFTAMFRRKAFLHWYTGEGMDEMEFTEAESNMNDLVSEYQQYQDATAEEEGEFEEEGEEELA, from the exons TTCTGGGAAGTGATTAGTGACGAACACGGCATCGACCCCACTGGCACATACCACGGGGACAGTGACCTTCAGCTGGAGAGAATTAATGTGTATTACAACGAAGCCACGG GAGGCAAGTATGTCCCCCGTGCGGTGTTAGTGGACTTGGAGCCTGGTACAATGGACTCTGTGAGGTCGGGTCCCTTTGGACAGATCTTCCGACCAGACAACTTCGTCTTCG GCCAAAGTGGGGCTGGAAACAACTGGGCCAAGGGCCACTACACAGAGGGAGCAGAGCTGGTGGACTCTGTTTTGGATGTGGTGAGGAAAGAGGCAGAGAGCTGTGACTGTCTACAGGGTTTCCAGCTCACCCACTCCCTGGGCGGGGGCACAGGCTCGGGCATGGGCACCCTGCTCATCAGCAAAATCCGTGAGGAGTACCCCGACCGTATCATGAACACGTTCAGTGTGGTGCCCTCGCCCAAAGTATCAGACACTGTGGTGGAGCCCTACAATGCCACCTTGTCAGTCCACCAGCTAGTAGAGAACACCGATGAGACCTACTGTATTGACAATGAGGCTCTGTATGACATCTGCTTCCGTACCCTTAAACTTACCACGCCCACCTATGGCGACCTCAATCACCTGGTGTCAGCCACCATGAGCGGGGTCACCACTTGCTTGCGCTTCCCTGGCCAGCTCAATGCTGACCTCCGTAAACTGGCTGTCAACATGGTGCCCTTCCCCCGTCTCCACTTCTTCATGCCGGGCTTCGCCCCCTTGACCAGCAGGGGGAGCCAGCAGTACAGGGCCCTCACTGTGCCCGAGCTCACCCAGCAGATGTTCGATGCCAAGAACATGATGGCGGCTTGCGACCCACGTCATGGCCGTTACCTCACCGTAGCTGCAGTGTTCAGGGGCCGCATGTCCATGAAGGAGGTGGACGAGCAGATGCTGAACGTCCAGAACAAGAACAGCAGCTACTTTGTCGAATGGATCCCCAACAACGTCAAGACCGCTGTCTGCGACATTCCTCCCCGCGGCCTCAAGATGGCCGCCACCTTCATCGGCAACAGCACGGCCATCCAGGAGCTGTTTAAGCGCATCTCTGAGCAGTTCACGGCCATGTTCCGCCGTAAGGCCTTCCTCCATTGGTACACCGGGGAGGGTATGGACGAGATGGAGTTCACCGAGGCTGAGAGCAACATGAACGACCTGGTGTCTGAGTACCAGCAGTACCAGGACGCCACCGCCGAGGAGGAGGGCGAGTtcgaggaggaaggagaggaggagctggcgTAA